The following are encoded in a window of Bos indicus isolate NIAB-ARS_2022 breed Sahiwal x Tharparkar chromosome 7, NIAB-ARS_B.indTharparkar_mat_pri_1.0, whole genome shotgun sequence genomic DNA:
- the LOC139183913 gene encoding olfactory receptor 2Z1-like gives MKFSPLRLLANTLFFLQMSDASQRVRETNQSVTSDFTLMGLFNHSGPHLALFSLVAATFTMGLLGNAILIFLIHTDARLHTPMYFLLSQLSLLDVGFPLVTIPKMAADFLEEEGTISFGGCAAQMFFLMLIGVSEGVLLSLMSYDRYIAVCHPLHYPVLMRHQVCLLMVGISWLSGVLVASIQTSITLHFPYCASRTVDHFFCELPALLKLSCADTSAYELALSISGVLILVLPMSLIATSYSHVLGAVLHMHSAEARHKAFTTCSSHITVVGLFYGAAVFMYMVPGTYHTPQQDNVVSLFYSLITPMLNPLIYSLRNREVQMALVRILFRTGFRSKR, from the coding sequence ATGAAATTTTCCCCACTGAGACTCCTTGCAAATACCCTGTTCTTCCTGCAGATGAGTGATGCCTCTCAGAGGGTGAGGGAAACAAATCAGTCAGTGACCTCGGACTTCACTCTCATGGGCCTTTTCAACCACTCAGGGCCACATTTGGCCCTGTTCTCCCTGGTGGCTGCCACATTCACGATGGGCCTTCTGGGCAATGCAATcctgatcttcctgatccacacAGATGCCAGGctccacacacccatgtacttTCTTCTCAGCCAGCTCTCCTTGTTGGATGTTGGCTTTCCACTGGTCACCATTCCCAAGATGGCAGctgacttcctggaggaagaaggCACCATCTCCTTTGGAGGCTGTGCAGCTCAGATGTTCTTCTTGATGCTTATAGGTGTCTCTGAGGGCGTCTTGCTATCCCTCATGTCTTATGACCGCTACATTGCCGTGTGCCACCCCTTGCATTATCCTGTGCTCATGAGACATCAGGTCTGCCTGCTCATGGTGGGCATCTCCTGGTTGTCAGGTGTGCTTGTAGCCTCCATCCAGACCTCCATCACTCTGCACTTCCCCTACTGTGCCTCGCGCACTGTGGACCACTTCTTCTGTGAGCTGCCTGCCCTACTCAAGCTCTCCTGTGCAGACACCTCTGCCTATGAGTTGGCGCTGTCCATCTCCGGGGTGCTGATCTTGGTGCTGCCTATGTCACTCATCGCCACCTCCTACAGCCATGTGTTGGGGGCTGTTCTTCATATGCACTCAGCTGAGGCCCGACACAAGGCCTTCACCACCTGCTCCTCGCACATCACTGTGGTGGGGCTCTTCTATGGGGCAGCAGTGTTCATGTACATGGTACCAGGCACCTACCACACCCCACAGCAGGACAACGTGGTCTCCCTCTTCTACAGTCTCATCACTCCTATGCTCAACCCCCTAATCTATAGCCTGAGGAACAGAGAAGTTCAAATGGCTTTGGTCAGGATTCTTTTCAGAACTGGCTTCAGATCAAAGAGATGA